From the Candidatus Poribacteria bacterium genome, the window TTGAGGCGTGCGGATGAGCTTGCCCTTATGGGCGGGAGGAGGATCAAGTTTCGAGAGGTGGAACGCATTCGCTATCTCCTCTCCCACGGGCTTGAGCGCAAGTATCGCTGTCCTTTCGATGCCCGTCGGTATCTGGTAGTGGATCCGAGAGGGAGGGTTTGGCCCTGTCCTTCCCTTGTGGGCTTTCCCGAGTTCTACCTGGGCGATGTCTTTGAGGAGGGCTTCGCCGATGAACTGGGCGATAGATTAGAGAGGTGCCGAGGGCTCATCGCTCTGCCCCGCTATTGCTCCGCCTGCCCCGAACGCCCGCTCTGCGGCGGGCCGTGCCTTGCCCAGACCTATACAGGGCAATTGAGCGGGGAGGTAAACCCGACCGAGTGCTACGTTAGGAGAGCGTTCATCAACTTCGCCAGAGGAAAAGAGGTGGCAAATCATGCCGCGAAAGAGATTTGTCTATCCGTTTAGCGCTATCGTGGGGCAGGAGAAGATGAAGAAAGCCCTGCTCCTCAACGCCATAAACCCTAAGATAGGAGGAGTGCTCCTGCGGGGCGAGAAGGGAACGGCGAAATCCCTGGCGGTGCGGGCTCTGGCCGAGCTCCTTCCGGAGATCGAGGTGGTCGCCGATTGCCCCTTCCTCTGCGACCCCGGACGTGAGGACGGGCTATGTGATAGCTGTGTCGCCAGGGTAGCCAAGGGCGAGAAGCTCAGCGTTGCCAGGAGGAAAGTGCCGCTGGTGGAGCTTCCGCTAGGGGCCACCGAGGACAGGGTTGTGGGCACGCTTGACATAGAGAGGGCGATAAAGACGGGGGAAAAGCACTTCGAGCCGGGGCTTCTCGCCGCCGCCAATCGGGGCATTTTATACATCGATGAGGTGAACCTGCTGGACGATCATCTGGTGGATGTCCTGCTCGATGCCGCCGCCATGGGGGTGAACTACGTGGAGAGGGAGGGAATCTCCTTCAGCCACCCGGCGAGGTTCATCCTGGTGGGGACGATGAACCCGGAGGAGGGGGAGCTCCGTCCGCAGCTACTGGATCGATTCGGGCTAGCGGTGGAGGTCAGGGGCATTCGAGATCCGGAAGCCAGGGCGGAGGTGGTGCGAAGACGAACCGCCTTTGAGGAGGATCCGGCGGCCTTCATCGCTTCCTGGGAAGGAGAGCAGGAGAAGCTCAGGCGGCGGATTATGGAGGCCAAGAAGCTGTTGCCCGAAGTTAAACTCGGCGAGGAGATGCTGAAGCTCATCACAAAGATATGCCTTGACTTCGCCGTTGACGGCCACCGTGCCGACATCGTGATACATAAGACCGCTACCACCCTTGCCGCCTATTACGGGAGGACCGAGGTGAATGAAGAGGACGTGAGAGAAGCGGCCGAGCTGGCACTTCTTCATCGCCGTCGCCGCCGGCCCTTCGAGGAGCCAGAGCTGAACGAGCAGCAGTTGGAGAAGAGCATTCAAAGCTGGCGTCGGAATCGGGAGAATAAGCCTGAAGATGAGCCGGAGCAGGGGGAAAACCCTCCGGCCGCCGACCCACCTCCACATAATGATCCTCCCGACGATGGGGAAGAGCCTGAAAGGGAGCGGACCTTCGAAGCCGAGCCGCCGTATAAGGTGAGGCCGCTTATCGCCCCCCTGCGGGATCAGATTTCTCGAAGCGAAACGGGAAGGAGGTCGAAGAGCAGGACCGATTCCAAGGCGGGACGCTATGTGGGCAGTGTCATCCCCTGTGGGAAAGTTGCCGACCTTGCCTTTGATGCCACCCTGCGGGCAGCAGCTCCCTTTCAGACGAGAAGAAGGAAGGAGACGCCCGGATCAAATGCGCTGCTCATCAAAAGCCACGACCTCCGAGAAAAAGTGCGGGAGAAAAAGATAGGGAATCTCATCCTCTTCGTTCTTGATGCCTCCGGCTCGATGGCGGCCGAGGAGCGCATGGCGGCCGCCAAGGGAGCGGTCCTTTCCCTTCTGCTCGATGCCTATCAGCGGCGGGATCGGGTGGGGATGGTGGTCTTCCGGGGGGAGAAGGCGGAGCTGGTGCTTCCCCCGACGAACAGCGTGGAACTGGCGCAAAAATATCTGGCCGAGCTTCCCACCGGAGGGCGCACCCCTTTGGCTCATGGGCTGAAGCTTGCTCTGGATACCATTAAGGAGCAGCGGTGGAGAGATAAGCATATTATCCCTCTTCTGGTCCTGATCTCCGATGGGCGGGCAAATGTGAGCCTCGACGACGGTGATCCCGTGGAGGAGGCAAAAAGGGTAGCTCGGGAGATAAGGGCGGCGAATATCAGGTCAATCGCCGTTGATACCGAGCAGGGTTTTCCCACCTTCGGGCTGGTGAGGCAGATTTGCGACGAAATGGGAGGAACCTACCTTCGGCTTGAGGAGCTGAAATCCGAACCCATAGCCTCTGCGGTGAGGGAGAGCCTGGGCTACGGAGGTGAGTAGACATGGAAAAGGCAAGGATAGCCTATCTCACCACCGGCGGAGCCGATGTCATTCCGCTCGTCTCGGCGGTTAGAGCCATAATTGAGGAGAAGGGGGAGATTGTAGAGGTCTGCCTCCGAACAGGAGGGGATTTGGCGGAGCCGGGCGAATTGGAGAGGTTCATCCGGTTCGCCCAGGAAAGCCATCTCCTCATCATGCACCTAATGGGGGGAAAGAAGAGCCTCTCCCACTTCGACAAGCTCATATCCTCGCTTGAGGGCAGGGGCATCCCCATCCATGCCCAGGGGTGGGGTGGAGAGGCGGACATGGAATTGGTCCGGCTCTCCACCGTGAATGAGGATGACTACCGGAGAATCTCCCGCTACATCAACTACGGGGGAACCGAGAACTTCAAGAATCTTCTCCTCTATATAGCAAATCGCTTTGCCGGCGCCGAGCATGAGGTTAAGGAACCCGAGAGGCCGCCCTGGGAGGGGATCTATCACCCCGATTTCGATCACCTTCCCACCCTGGATGAATACTTGGAGAAAAAGTATATCCCCGGTCGGCTCACAGTGGGGCTCTGGTTTTATCAAAGTTTCTGGCAGACCCAAAACACCGTCTTCGTGGACAGGCTCATCGAGGAGATCGAAAGGAGGGGAGCGAACGTTATCTCGGTATTTCTCTACAGCGTTAAAGACGTGGATTTGGGCGCCAGAGGGGCGGAGTGGGTGGTTGAGAACTACTTCATGAGGGATGGCAAGCCTCTAATCGATGTCCTGATCAGTACCCTGATGTTTTCCTTATCCATGCGGGTGTCACGGAGCTCGGAGGGAAGCGAGGTGATGCCACAGGAGAACGAGGGCTTCTTGAAGGGGCTCGGGGTGCCGGTGATAAAGGCGATCTTAAGCCTCAGCACCCCGGAGGAGTGGAGGGATAGCCCTCAGGGGCTTAATCCCATGGATGTAACCATGAGCGTCGCCATGCCGGAGTTCGACGGCATGCTGATCACCGTCCCGGTAGCGGCAAGGAAGTTCTCCGAGACCGACCCTCTCACCGGGGCCAGAATAGTGAGGTATGAACCCATCCCCGAAAGGGTTGAAAAGGTTATTCGCCTGGGCCTGAACTGGGCTAAGCTGAGACATATCCCCAACGATGAAAAAAGGGTGGCCATCATCTTCCATAATTATCCGCCTCGAAACGACCAGATCGGCACCGCCTTCGGATTGGATTCACCCGCTTCGGTGTGGAATATTCTGCACGAATTGAAGGAGGCGGGATACAAGCTCGATCGCCTTCCCGAAAGCGGGCAGAAGCTAATCGAGGAGCTCATCGCAGGGCTCACCAACGATCGCAGATGGGCGAGCGCCGAGGAGATGGCCAGAAGGGCGGTGGCAAAGGTTTCCCCTGAGCAATACATGAAATGGTTTCAAGAGCTCCCGGAGGAGGTGCGGAGGAAGATGGTGCAGGCATGGGGGGAGCCTCCGGGAAAGCTCTTCAATTACAAGGGGGAGCTTCTCATCCCGGGGCTTATAAACGGCAATATCTTCATCGGGCTTCAGCCTCCGAGGGGGTTCCTGGATGACCCCGCCGCCATCTATCACAGCCCCGACCACCCCATCCCCCACCACTATTACGCCTACTATCGCTGGATTCGGGATGTCTTTCGGGCCGATGTAGTTATGCATATCGGAAAGCACGGCTCCCTGGAGTGGCTGCCGGGGAAATCGGTGGGGCTTTCGGAGTCCTGCTTCCCCGATATCGCCATCTCCGATCTCCCGAACATCTACCCTTACATCATCAACGATCCCGGCGAGGGCACCCAGGCGAAGAGAAGGAGCTACTGCTGCATCATCGACCACCTGGTTCCGGTGATGCACAACGCCGATGCGTACGATGAGCTGGCCGAGCTGGAAGTCCTGATAAAAGACTACAACCACGCCGCCCTTGAGGACCGGGGGAAAATTCCGGAGCTACAGAGGATGATATGGGAGAAGGTATGTCAGGCCAAGCTGAACCACGACCTGGAGGTTGATGAGGCGGCGGCCTTTGCCGATTTCGGCGGCTTCCTAGAAAAATTACATGGCTATATCCATGAGCTGGCCGATACTCAGATTCGAGACGGACTTCATATCCTGGGGGAGCCGCCGACGGGCCCGCGCCTGGACGAGTTTCTGGTCTCGCTGACCCGGCTTCCCAACGGCGATGTCCCCTCACTCGGGCAATCCCTGGCCGAAATGAAGGGTTACGATTATGAAGACCTCCTGGCGAATAGAGGAAAGCTCCGCCCCGACGGCAAAAGCAATGGGGAGATAATCGAAGAGCTTAATGAAACCTCCCTTAAGCTTGTGGAAAGGCTTCATGAGGAGGGTTTCAGGGAGGAGAGCATTGAGGCTGTAGCCGAGGAAATACTGGAGCAGGGCAATTCAAGCATTGAAAGGGTGTTAACCTACATTGCCGGTTCCCTCGTCCCCAATATAGCCGCCACCACCGATGAATTGACCAATACCCTGCTTGCCTCGAGCGGAGGATTTATTCCCCCCGGCCCCTCAGGTGCCCCCACCAGAGGAATGGCGGATATCCTCCCCACGGGCAGGAATTTCTACTCCGTCGACCCCCAGGCCATACCTTCCCCCGCCGCCTGGAGGGTGGGGGTGGCTCTGGGCGATGCTCTGCTTGAGCGCTATCTGAAGGATGAGGGGAAATACCCGGAGAGCATCGGCATGGTCATCTGGGGGACCGGCACCATGCGCACCAAAGGCGACGATATCGCCGAAGTCCTCTACTTAATGGGTATTAAACCGATCTGGGAAGAGGTTAGCGGAAGGGTGAAGGGAATCCGGGTTATCCCCCTGGAGGAGCTTGGACACCCTCGCATTGATATCACCCTTCGCATAAGCGGGCTCTTCCGGGATGCCTTTCCTAACCTCGTTCACCTGATTGACGAAGCGGTGGAGATGGTGGCTAATCTCGATGAGCCTCCGGAGTGGAATTACCTCGCCAAGCACGTTCGGGAGGAGGTGGAGGAGAAGGTGGCGGCGGGCATGAGCTTGGAGCAAGCCAGAGAAGAGGCGACCTACCGGATCTTCGGATGCAAGCCGGGGGCCTACGGCGCCGGGGTGAGCGATGCCATCGACGCCAAGAACTGGAAGGACGAGAAGGACCTCGGTGAGATCTATGTTGTCTGGGGTGGCTATGCCTATGGCAGAAGGAATTATGGAGTAACCGCCCCGGAGCAGTTTAAGAGGCGCCTAAGCCGGCTTGATTTAACGGTCAAGAACGAGGATACCCGTGAGTACGATATGCTGGACGCCGATGACTTTTACTCCTACCACGGGGGGATGATCGCCGCCGTCAAGGCATTTAAGGGGGAGCTACCTCGCTCCTACAGCGGCGATAGCTCCGATCCCGATCGGGTGAAGATAAGGAGCACGGCAGAGGAGACCAAGCATATCTTCAGGGCGAGGATCCTCAATCCCAAGTGGATTGAGAGCATGAAGCGGCACGGCTACAAGGGGGCGGCGGACCTCTCCCGGGCGGTGGATGTCGCCTTCGGCTGGGATGCCACAGCCGAGGTTCTGGAGGACTGGATGTATGAGGAGCTGG encodes:
- the cobN gene encoding cobaltochelatase subunit CobN, with translation MEKARIAYLTTGGADVIPLVSAVRAIIEEKGEIVEVCLRTGGDLAEPGELERFIRFAQESHLLIMHLMGGKKSLSHFDKLISSLEGRGIPIHAQGWGGEADMELVRLSTVNEDDYRRISRYINYGGTENFKNLLLYIANRFAGAEHEVKEPERPPWEGIYHPDFDHLPTLDEYLEKKYIPGRLTVGLWFYQSFWQTQNTVFVDRLIEEIERRGANVISVFLYSVKDVDLGARGAEWVVENYFMRDGKPLIDVLISTLMFSLSMRVSRSSEGSEVMPQENEGFLKGLGVPVIKAILSLSTPEEWRDSPQGLNPMDVTMSVAMPEFDGMLITVPVAARKFSETDPLTGARIVRYEPIPERVEKVIRLGLNWAKLRHIPNDEKRVAIIFHNYPPRNDQIGTAFGLDSPASVWNILHELKEAGYKLDRLPESGQKLIEELIAGLTNDRRWASAEEMARRAVAKVSPEQYMKWFQELPEEVRRKMVQAWGEPPGKLFNYKGELLIPGLINGNIFIGLQPPRGFLDDPAAIYHSPDHPIPHHYYAYYRWIRDVFRADVVMHIGKHGSLEWLPGKSVGLSESCFPDIAISDLPNIYPYIINDPGEGTQAKRRSYCCIIDHLVPVMHNADAYDELAELEVLIKDYNHAALEDRGKIPELQRMIWEKVCQAKLNHDLEVDEAAAFADFGGFLEKLHGYIHELADTQIRDGLHILGEPPTGPRLDEFLVSLTRLPNGDVPSLGQSLAEMKGYDYEDLLANRGKLRPDGKSNGEIIEELNETSLKLVERLHEEGFREESIEAVAEEILEQGNSSIERVLTYIAGSLVPNIAATTDELTNTLLASSGGFIPPGPSGAPTRGMADILPTGRNFYSVDPQAIPSPAAWRVGVALGDALLERYLKDEGKYPESIGMVIWGTGTMRTKGDDIAEVLYLMGIKPIWEEVSGRVKGIRVIPLEELGHPRIDITLRISGLFRDAFPNLVHLIDEAVEMVANLDEPPEWNYLAKHVREEVEEKVAAGMSLEQAREEATYRIFGCKPGAYGAGVSDAIDAKNWKDEKDLGEIYVVWGGYAYGRRNYGVTAPEQFKRRLSRLDLTVKNEDTREYDMLDADDFYSYHGGMIAAVKAFKGELPRSYSGDSSDPDRVKIRSTAEETKHIFRARILNPKWIESMKRHGYKGAADLSRAVDVAFGWDATAEVLEDWMYEELAKKYALDKGMQEWLKEVNPYALQNIAERLLEAIERGMWQATEEMRQKLRDIYLGIEGVLEESRSVS
- a CDS encoding putative cobaltochelatase gives rise to the protein MPRKRFVYPFSAIVGQEKMKKALLLNAINPKIGGVLLRGEKGTAKSLAVRALAELLPEIEVVADCPFLCDPGREDGLCDSCVARVAKGEKLSVARRKVPLVELPLGATEDRVVGTLDIERAIKTGEKHFEPGLLAAANRGILYIDEVNLLDDHLVDVLLDAAAMGVNYVEREGISFSHPARFILVGTMNPEEGELRPQLLDRFGLAVEVRGIRDPEARAEVVRRRTAFEEDPAAFIASWEGEQEKLRRRIMEAKKLLPEVKLGEEMLKLITKICLDFAVDGHRADIVIHKTATTLAAYYGRTEVNEEDVREAAELALLHRRRRRPFEEPELNEQQLEKSIQSWRRNRENKPEDEPEQGENPPAADPPPHNDPPDDGEEPERERTFEAEPPYKVRPLIAPLRDQISRSETGRRSKSRTDSKAGRYVGSVIPCGKVADLAFDATLRAAAPFQTRRRKETPGSNALLIKSHDLREKVREKKIGNLILFVLDASGSMAAEERMAAAKGAVLSLLLDAYQRRDRVGMVVFRGEKAELVLPPTNSVELAQKYLAELPTGGRTPLAHGLKLALDTIKEQRWRDKHIIPLLVLISDGRANVSLDDGDPVEEAKRVAREIRAANIRSIAVDTEQGFPTFGLVRQICDEMGGTYLRLEELKSEPIASAVRESLGYGGE